A genomic segment from Aegilops tauschii subsp. strangulata cultivar AL8/78 chromosome 1, Aet v6.0, whole genome shotgun sequence encodes:
- the LOC109751079 gene encoding malvidin galactosylase UGT88C3, with the protein MSTPTVVLLPVWGVGHLMSMLDAGKRLLARSGGALSLTVLVMQAPTEGYRSEVAGHIRREEASGLGIRFQHLPAVEPPTDHVGAEEFISRFVQLHAAHVKAAISGLTCPVAALVVDFFGTTMLDVSRELAVPAYVYFTASAAMYALFLRLPALDQEVGVEFEEMEGTVDVPGLPPVPPSSLPSPMMDKKHPNYAWFLYHGRRFMEAKGVIINTAAELEASVLAAIADGRCTRGVPAPTVYPVGPVLSLSPPAEQPHECVVWLDAQPPASVVLLCFGSGGFSAAPQAHEIARGLERSGHRFLWVLRGPPAAGARQPSDADLQELLPEGFLERTKGKGMVWPTRAPQKEILAHAAVGGFVTHGGWNSTLEALWFGVPMVPWPRYAEQHLNAFTLVAYMGVALAMEVDRKRSNWVDASELERAVKALMDGGSDEGRKVREKAMAMKSACRKAVAEGGSSYSALGRLSEEMINGANK; encoded by the coding sequence ATGTCAACCCCTACCGTCGTGTTGCTGCCCGTCTGGGGCGTCGGCCACCTCATGTCCATGCTCGACGCCGGCAAGCGGCTGCTCGCCCGCAGCGGCGGCGCCCTGTCGCTCACGGTGCTCGTAATGCAGGCGCCGACGGAGGGCTACAGGTCCGAGGTCGCCGGCCACATCCGGAGGGAGGAGGCCTCCGGCCTGGGCATCCGCTTCCAGCACCTCCCCGCCGTCGAGCCCCCGACGGACCACGTGGGCGCCGAGGAGTTCATCTCCCGGTTCGTGCAGCTCCACGCGGCGCATGTGAAGGCGGCCATCTCCGGCCTGACGTGCCCGGTGGCGGCGCTCGTCGTCGACTTCTTCGGCACCACGATGCTCGACGTGTCCCGCGAGCTCGCCGTGCCGGCCTACGTCTACTTCACCGCCAGCGCCGCCATGTACGCGCTCTTCCTGCGCCTGCCGGCGCTTGATCAGGAGGTGGGCGTCGAGTTCGAGGAGATGGAAGGCACGGTCGACGTGCCCGGGCTGCCGCCGGTCCCGCCGTCGTCCCTCCCGTCGCCGATGATGGACAAGAAGCACCCGAATTACGCGTGGTTCCTGTACCACGGCAGGCGCTTCATGGAAGCCAAGGGCGTCATCATCAACACGGCGGCCGAGCTGGAGGCGAGCGTTCTTGCCGCCATCGCCGACGGCCGGTGCACGCGCGGAGTCCCTGCCCCGACGGTCTACCCAGTAGGCCCCGTGCTCTCCCTGAGCCCGCCGGCGGAGCAGCCGCACGAGTGCGTGGTGTGGCTGGACGCGCAGCCTCCGGCGTCCGTGGTGCTCCTCTGCTTCGGCAGCGGAGGGTTCTCCGCGGCGCCGCAGGCGCACGAGATAGCCCGCGGGCTGGAGCGCAGCGGGCACCGCTTCCTGTGGGTCCTCCGCGGCCCGCCGGCGGCCGGCGCCCGGCAGCCCTCGGACGCGGACCTGCAGGAGCTGCTCCCGGAGGGGTTCCTGGAGCGGACCAAGGGGAAGGGCATGGTGTGGCCGACGAGGGCGCCGCAGAAGGAGATACTGGCGCACGCCGCCGTGGGGGGCTTCGTGACGCATGGCGGGTGGAACTCGACCCTGGAGGCGCTGTGGTTCGGGGTGCCCATGGTGCCGTGGCCGCGCTACGCCGAGCAGCACCTGAACGCGTTCACGCTGGTGGCCTACATGGGCGTGGCGCTGGCCATGGAGGTGGACAGGAAGAGGAGCAACTGGGTCGACGCGTCGGAGCTGGAACGGGCCGTGAAGGCGCTCATGGACGGCGGCTCCGACGAGGGGAGGAAGGTGAGGGAGAAGGCCATGGCGATGAAGAGCGCGTGCAGGAAGGCCGTCGCCGAGGGCGGGTCCTCGTACTCTGCATTGGGGAGGCTCTCCGAGGAGATGATCAATGGCGCGAACAAGTAA